A portion of the Daphnia magna isolate NIES linkage group LG4, ASM2063170v1.1, whole genome shotgun sequence genome contains these proteins:
- the LOC116921719 gene encoding soma ferritin-like, with the protein MVGKGRHNYHEESEASINKQINMELNAHYQYLALAAYYDQDDMALKGFAKLFKEFAEEEHEHAWKLIKYQNVRGGRVVFSAINRPVQQDWATPLAAIEFVLDLEKQVNQSLLDLHKVASDHNDPHLTNYLEEEFLKEQVESINKLSKHHTNLQRVGDGLGIFVFDKELQS; encoded by the exons ATGGTGGGTAAAGGCCGTCACAACTATCACGAGGAGTCTGAAGCCTCCATCAACAAGCAGATCAATATGGAGCTGAACGCTCATTATCAGTACTTGGCTTTG GCTGCCTATTATGATCAAGATGACATGGCTCTGAAAGGCTTTGCCAAATTGTTCAAAGAATTTGCTGAAGAGGAACATGAGCATGCTTGGAAGCTCATTAAATACCAGAATGTTCGTGGAGGCAGAGTAGTATTCTCAGCCATCAACCGTCCTGTTCAACAAGATTGGGCAACTCCTCTGGCTGCAATAGAATTTGTTCTTGATCTGGAAAAGCAAGTCAACCAGTCCCTGCTAGATTTGCACAAGGTGGCCAGTGATCATAATGATCCACATCTTACCAACTATTTGGAAGAAGAGTTTTTGAAAGAACAAGTGGAATCGATCAACAAGTTGTCTAAACACCATACAAACTTGCAACGTGTTGGGGATGGTCTAGGTATCTTTGTCTTTGACAAGGAATTGCAATCTTAA